A single Camarhynchus parvulus chromosome 5, STF_HiC, whole genome shotgun sequence DNA region contains:
- the TMEM80 gene encoding transmembrane protein 80 gives MAVPSRGRTSEILSSLPLHILLYVNMVYYIFYFLATLAMIIYKSQVFSYPDEFLAPDLAVLFLMAILEVPRLYLGFKGNLTEAEAPLGLSLGLTVGSVLLCVYLLLWQSYVLWADVLLNAVLLAAYGLESGLKVTAIAAFVS, from the exons ATGGCGGTGCCGAGCCGAG GAAGAACGTCAGAGATT CTGTCATCACTTCCCTTACACATCCTGCTTTATGTAAATATGGTTTATTACATCTTCTACTTCTTGGCAACTCTTGCAATGATTATTTACAAAA GTCAGGTTTTCAGTTATCCAGATGAATTTTTGGCTCCTGATcttgctgtgcttttccttATGGCCATTCTGGAAGTGCCTCGATTGTACTTGG GTTTCAAGGGTAACCTGACTGAAGCAGAGGCGCcgctggggctgagcctggggctCACGGTGGGCAGCgtgctgctgtgtgtgtacctgctgctgtggcagagctaTGTGCTGTGGGCAGATGTGCTCCTCAACGCAGTGCTGCTCGCAGCCTACGGGCTCGAGTCGGGGCTCAAGGTCACGGCCATCGCTGCCTTTGTCAGCTGA